TGATAGCATCTATTGAAACAAGAAGCAATGGATTTTTTTTGCAAAAAAGAGTAGGAGAACGGGGTGAGCTTTTTACTATTATCAAAATCAAGACGATGTATCCCCATGCAAAAGGTTCTTCAATCACTACAGCCAAAGACAAGCGTATAACAAAAAGTGGTCGTTTCTTTCGTCGCTACAAGATAGATGAGCTTCCCCAACTCATTAATATCCTTAAAGGGGATATGAGTTTTGTGGGTCCAAGACCGGATGTACCAGGATATATGGACAGGCTTGAAGGTAATGATAGAGTTCTTCTTTCTATTAAGCCTGGTATAACAGGTCCAGCTACGCTAAAATATAGAGACGAAGAGGAGATTTTAGCCAAAGTAGACGATCCGCAAAAGTATAACGATGAGGTAATCTGGCCAGACAAAGTTCGTATTAACAAACAGTATTTGCGCAATTGGTCGTTAAAAAAAGATATAGAGTATATTTTACAAACTATTAAAGGAAAATGATGCAAAAAATTCTTATTACCGG
The Nitratiruptor tergarcus DSM 16512 genome window above contains:
- a CDS encoding sugar transferase is translated as MTPKQKRMKRAFDVIGASLGLFITWPIILIAWLIASIETRSNGFFLQKRVGERGELFTIIKIKTMYPHAKGSSITTAKDKRITKSGRFFRRYKIDELPQLINILKGDMSFVGPRPDVPGYMDRLEGNDRVLLSIKPGITGPATLKYRDEEEILAKVDDPQKYNDEVIWPDKVRINKQYLRNWSLKKDIEYILQTIKGK